One window of the Salminus brasiliensis chromosome 1, fSalBra1.hap2, whole genome shotgun sequence genome contains the following:
- the LOC140574975 gene encoding vasotocin-neurophysin VT 2-like, whose protein sequence is MSAHAQSVLFALCALLALSSACYIQNCPRGGKRSAVDTDHPRPCLVCGPGGKGHCFGPSICCGEGLGCLLGSPETARCLEEVYVPSPCKAGGKQCGAEEGRCAAPGVCCHSEGCTLDPECTENNAGESAEQISSLMGPSRGELLLRLVQSSRARSPY, encoded by the exons ATGAGCGCGCACGCGCAGTCCGTACTCTTCGCTCTCTGCGCGTTGCTGGCGCTTTCTTCTGCATGCTACATCCAGAACTGCCCCAGAGGGGGCAAACGATCTGCCGTGGACACAGATCACCCCAGGCCG TGTCTGGTGTGTGGCCCAGGAGGTAAGGGCCACTGCTTTGGCCCCAGTATCTGCTGTGGAGAGGGACTTGGCTGCTTGCTGGGCTCCCCAGAGACTGCCCGCTGTTTAGAGGAGGTCTACGTCCCTTCTCCTTGCAAGGCTGGAGGAAAGCAATGCGGGGCTGAAGAAGGCCGCTGTGCGGCACCTGGAGTGTGCTGCCATTCAG agggctGCACACTGGATCCTGAATGCACGGAGAACAATGCCGGGGAGTCGGCCGAGCAAATCAGCAGCTTAATGGGGCCGTCACGAGGAGAGCTCCTTCTGCGCTTGGTCCAGTCCAGCAGGGCAAGGAGTCCATACTGA